A single region of the Cucumis melo cultivar AY chromosome 3, USDA_Cmelo_AY_1.0, whole genome shotgun sequence genome encodes:
- the LOC103488481 gene encoding clp protease adapter protein ClpF, chloroplastic: MMVQDLSIHAMTALGDPNVYGSALSWRRNCKYFKQTSLTQLTSRQCFWHQCMRSFSLTSQPCRSKRGSFKIRAGWLFKGGGQESGGRIERSENANNDILIFFFQLDLATRVQYALNIEQYEIAQELRMKLTEVEAEIIKQQESKKGLTSKSEVQDKGLNIIRLRADLQKAIESENYALAAQLRDEISKLETESLAASAKVLAYESAEYSFRLGQKVRHKIFGYIGVVCGMDPVCCESSSWMEIAQVEKLSRGSNQPFYQVLVDVRTNPDLLVAYVAEENLLAPEEPDTERFDHPYSSFLFYGVDSAGDFIPIKQLREKYNRPRHEIPFDPQDDEQQGDD, translated from the exons ATGATGGTGCAGGATTTGTCAATTCACGCTATGACAGCCTTGGGAGATCCAAATGTTTATGGATCAGCTCTTTCATGGAGGAGGAATTGCAAGTATTTCAAGCAGACAAGTCTAACCCAATTAACTTCCAGGCAATGCTTTTGGCATCAATGCATGCGCAGCTTTTCCTTAACTAGCCAACCCTGTAGATCGAAACGAGGAAGTTTTAAGATCAGAGCTGGATGGTTGTTTAAAGGGGGTGGACAAGAGTCAGGTGGTCGTATAGAGCGCAGTGAAAATGCTAACAATGATATTTTAATCTTCTTTTTCCAGCTGGACCTGGCAACACGAGTACAG TATGCATTGAACATTGAGCAGTATGAAATTGCACAAGAATTGAGAATGAAGCTAACCGAG GTTGAAGCAGAAATCATCAAGCAGCAAGAATCGAAAAAGGGGTTAACTTCAAAGAGCGAAGTTCAAGACAAAGGTTTAAATATCATTCGTTTACG CGCAGATTTGCAGAAGGCTATTGAAAGTGAAAATTATGCTTTGGCTGCACAACTGCGagatgaaatttcaaaattgGAAACTGAGTCCCTAGCTGCATCAGCAAAAGTTCTGGCTTACGAAAGTGCTGAATATAGTTTTAGATTGGGACAGAAAGTGAGGCACAAAATTTTTG GATACATAGGTGTGGTTTGTGGAATGGATCCTGTGTGCTGTGAATCAAGTTCTTGGATGGAGATAGCACAAGTTGAAAAATTATCTCGAGGTTCTAATCAGCCATTTTATCAG GTTTTAGTCGATGTTCGTACAAACCCAGATTTACTGGTTGCATATG TTGCCGAGGAAAATCTTCTTGCTCCCGAAGAACCAGATACG GAGAGGTTCGACCATCCGTATAGTTCCTTCTTATTCTATGGAGTGGATTCAGCCGGGGATTTCATTCCTATAAAGCAACTACGAGAGAAGTACAATCGGCCTCGGCACGAAATTCCTTTTGATCCTCAAGATGATGAGCAACAGGGCGACGATTGA